A single Gadus macrocephalus chromosome 22, ASM3116895v1 DNA region contains:
- the LOC132451192 gene encoding XK-related protein 8-like gives MEGEVTLNYSVLDFGFSFLGLAFFLVDIVLDIWAAVHFYQEGDFIYLGLLVTMLAGSSVLGQLFSWLWYRYEDWETRTSTEGSVSKRVLQVLHIFQLGVYIRYAGVLEVAVCSFSSRKERESENVAVYLSHDLSMLRLFKAFSESAPQLVLMLTVMLQTGDWQDPVTVLKAVGSASAIACSVTLYHRSLRSFLTDKVKQGPVSSLLYFICNLLLIFPRLAALALFAYAQPCYIFAHFLCCWAVLFFLAWRCGTEFMDSSAGEWLYRATVGLIWYFSWFNVSKGRSVYRGVLYHAWMLLDLLLLCGLAFWQAHRAPCITGGVLSPDTVAAMGVVVVVVYVSGLLVKVLYYQRFHPKLGDDTKKPLQLAAAAGDFTDGGEEDRGLGDYTEVDSMEPPPVEMLTGGGEEVGRVKRPVNRRMQHLAQNFYS, from the exons ATGGAGGGCGAAGTCACCCTGAATTACTCTGTCTTGGACTTTGGATTCTCGTTTCTGGGGCTGGCTTTCTTCTTGGTTGACATAGTGTTGGACATATGGGCAGCGGTGCATTTCTACCAAGAAGGAGACTTCATCTACTTGGGGCTTTTGGTGACGATGCTGGCAGGCTCTTCGGTTCTTGGACAGCTCTTCAGCTGGTTATGGTACCGTTATGAGGACTGGGAGACACGCACTAGCACAGAGGGCTCAGTCAGCAAGAGGGTCCTTCAAGTTCTGCACATATTCCAGCTGGGCGTCTACATCAG GTACGCAGGCGTGCTGGAGGTCGCTGTGTGCAGTTTCTCCTCAAGAAAGGAGCGCGAATCGGAGAACGTGGCCGTGTACCTGTCCCACGACCTGTCCATGCTGCGGCTCTTTAAGGCCTTCTCGGAGAGCGCCCCGCAGCTCGTGCTGATGCTCACGGTCATGCTGCAGACCGGGGACTGGCAGGACCCcgtgacag TGCTGAAGGCCGTGGGCTCAGCCTCGGCCATCGCCTGCAGCGTGACCCTGTACCACCGCTCCCTGCGTTCCTTCCTCACGGACAAGGTCAAGCAGGGCCccgtctcctccctgctctacTTCATCTGCAACCTGCTGCTCATCTTCCCGCGTCTGGCCGCCCTGGCCCTGTTCGCCTACGCCCAGCCCTGCTACATCTTCGCCCACTTCCTGTGCTGCTGGGCCGTGCTCTTCTTCCTCGCCTGGCGCTGCGGCACCGAGTTCATGGACAGCTCCGCCGGCGAGTGGCTGTACCGCGCCACGGTGGGCCTCATCTGGTACTTCAGCTGGTTCAACGTCAGCAAGGGCCGCAGCGTGTACCGCGGCGTTCTCTACCACGCGTGGATGCTGCTGGACCTGCTCCTGCTCTGTGGCCTGGCGTTCTGGCAGGCCCACAGAGCGCCGTGCATCACCGGGGGGGTGCTCTCGCCGGACACGGTGGCGGCGATGGGCGTCGTCGTCGTAGTGGTGTACGTGTCGGGCCTCCTGGTCAAAGTGCTGTACTACCAGCGCTTTCATCCCAAGCTGGGTGATGACACGAAAAAGCCCCTTCAGTTAGCTGCTGCTGCCGGAGACTTTAccgacgggggggaggaggatcgCGGCTTGGGTGACTACACCGAAGTGGATTCCATGGAGCCTCCTCCGGTGGAGATGTtaaccggggggggggaggaggttggGAGGGTGAAGAGACCAGTGAACAGAAGGATGCAACACTTGGCTCAGAACTTCTACTCATAG
- the edn1 gene encoding endothelin-1 has product MDLRVVTSLLSVMLAAVLNTVVSAPASEVPAASLVSHVRNKRCSCATFLDHECVYFCHLDIIWVNTPERIVSYGLGNMPRRRRSAGVPPAKSHGGARCRCLKGNDSACNNFCQPEHQLRQNKTSLGKKIRRAEGERCSGAGCARTPRMKRRTNGENMTKTPSLVALRAVAQTRGVLEAWRTRRWRRAAEEGHVAS; this is encoded by the exons ATGGATTTACGCGTGGTGACCTCCCTGCTGTCCGTCATGTTGGCCGCGGTGTTGAACACAG TTGTGTCTGCTCCCGCGAGCGAGGTCCCCGCGGCCAGCCTCGTGAGCCACGTCAGGAACAAGCGATGCTCGTGCGCGACCTTCCTCGACCACGAGTGCGTCTACTTCTGTCACCTGGACATCATCTGGGTCAACACGCCAGA GCGCATCGTCTCGTACGGGCTAGGAAACATGCCGAGAAGGAGGCGCTCTGCCGGGGTGCCCCCCGCTAAGAGCCACGGGGGGGCCCGCTGCAGGTGCCTCAAGGGAAACGACAGCGCCTGTAACAACTTCTGTCAGCCGGAACACCAACTCAG GCAAAACAAGACGTCGCTCGGCAAGAAGATCCGTCGCGCGGAGGGCGAGCGCTGCTCCGGGGCTGGCTGCGCGCGCACACCGAGGATGAAAAG GAGAACAAACGGGGAAAACATGACGAAAACGCCGTCGCTGGTAGCACTGCGCGCCGTGGCGCAGACCCGCGGCGTCCTGGAGgcgtggaggacgaggaggtggaggagggcggcggaggaggggcaCGTCGCATCCTAG